The stretch of DNA ATTGATCGAGGATTTATTGACTTATTCGAGGGTAAATACGGAACAATTGGTCTTTGAATCGATCCAACCAAACAAGGTCATTGCGGAAGTTATCCAGGATTTAGATAGTGTGATTCAACAAAAAGGGGCCATCATCCACTTTCAAAAGGTCCCCAATCGCATCCAGGGCAACCTAACCCGGATGAAGCAGCTCTTTCAAAACCTGTTAGCCAATGCCATTAAATTTTCTCAACTAGATAAACCGCCAATTATCCATATTGAAGCAAAGGATACGGGGCTCTTCTGGCAATTTTCTGTAAAAGATAACGGAATTGGGATAGAAGAAGAGTTCTTCGATAAAATATTCCTGCTTTTCAAAAAATTACATAGTCGGAAAGATTTTCATGGCACTGGTATTGGTTTGGCCCTGTGTAAGACCATCATTACACAACATGGAGGCGAAATTTGGTTGGAATCCGTCCCCGGCAAAGGGACCACTTTTTTCTTTACCATTCGCAAACAGTTATAAATTGAATTGGACTTTTGACGCTTTGGAAAACCCTCCGTTTCCAGACTAGAAGTGGGAAGTGGGAAGTCGGAAAATTGCGCCCCTGAGCCTTTCCGCCTTTTTAACTACCGGAGGTAGTCCGACTTCCGCCTTCAAAACAGCGAATGTCAAAAGTCCAGAAATAGAAGGTAAAACCAAAAAATGGACATTTGTCAAAGAACCACAATTCATTATGAAATACATCACCACCGCCATCCTCTTTACCCTACTTTTCCCGTTTCAAGGCCATACCCAAATAGACCTTAACGAGGATTTCGCGGCACTTGCCGAACAAATGGGCGTGGATTTCATGGCGCCCTTGGATGCTGGTTACAAAGATATAAAGCCATTCCCCAACCGCTACCAGGTTTACGAATTTGCCATTCGATCTCGCAAAGAGAAGCTGGAAATCCGCTATCATCTCGAACCCGAAAAGGAAAGCATTGCCCTGAGCAATCTTCCGCATGTCCGATGTATGCAACTCCTCTCCCACTTGGCCTCCAATGACGAAGAACACAACATCGCCGTCCATTCCCTGCCTACCGCTATAAGCGCGGAAGACTTGAATGCAGATTGGGCCAAAGTTTTTTTCTTCAGCCCAAAAAAGGAGTTTAGCCCACGATTGACCTGCCAATTGCTAGCCATTTACAAAGAAGGGAGAGGAATGGCTTTTGCCTTTCTCCTTTTTGATAAACCGCCGGTTTCATTGGACAATCGATTGTTGACTTTGCGCTTCGAGGAAATGGCAGAAAATCAACCTAAAGCCTTCCGACAATAATCTAAGCATTTGCGGACCTCTGCCACTGCATTTGATCCTTCAGGAATATTATATTCCAATTCAACGGTTGCAGGAAACTTGTATTTCTGGTCTCTCATCAATTGAAGAACGGGAATGATAGGGGTATCGCCTTGGCCCCAAGGAAGGTTATTTTTACCATTTGCCGGCGTTTGGCGGTCTTTGAGATGCATACTCATGATCCGTTTGTGTTGGGCCTTGAGAATGTCAAGGGGTGCGGTATTACCAGCAGCAACATAGTGACCAATGTCGATGTTCAAGGCATTGTATTTGCTTTGCCCCAAAGCGGTATCCCAAAAAGTGGGTGTCTGTTGTTCGTGGCCATGATAGCCGACATAAATTTTATGTTTTTTGGCCAAATTTCCTAACCTCATCGTATGGGCATCATCACTAGGATGTTCAAGCGTAATATGGCTTGCGCCTAAGGCTTTTGCAGCACGCATGCCATAGTCAATCTCCGCATCTGAATTGTTTTTACCAAAGGCATTGGGTTTAAATCCATAAATCCGAACCCCGGCTTCCTTGAACATTTTCTTCAATTCTGAAAACTTACTCATAGAAACGGTTGCCCGCCAAGTCGCCACCTCTTTATTGTAGGCTTCCATTTGAGCTTCCATATCTGCCAGTTCCTTTTTTTGATCGGCAGTTAGTTCCTCTCCGCTACGTTGAGCCCTCATCAGCTGAAAATAAGCACGGCGGTCGATGGTGCTGACAGGTTTTCCGGCAAAGGCCTCTGCGGGATCGCCCATCAGTTCGGTTGCACTAATGCCGCTGTCGATGATATACTTTAAAGTGGCTTCTGCACTTTGGTCCTCCATACTTCTGAAAGAGTAGGTAATAACGCCAATCTGGACACCGTTTATTATGGAGTTGGGCTTGTTATAGAACTTCAGTATGGATGGTGCACCGATAAGTGATGGTGCGCCAACTGCCACGCCGGCCAAAAGAGAGGTTGTTGTTCCAATAAAGCGACGGCGGGAAATGCCTTGGTTGTTAAATTTTTCCATTAAAGTAAGGTTTTTCGTTATTTTTTTCGCGTGAAATTTAGAAGTTGATTCAAGATACTACTTCTTTTTCATCTAGCAAGGAATGTAAGGATTTATCTATTCGTGCTTTTAAAATTACAAATGGTGAGTTGCTGACAAAAAAAAACTCCGAGATAAATGTATTATCCCGGAGCGATATCATAATGTCCCCCTTATAAAAAGGCTTTTCTGTGTTTCATAGAAATTTTAAATATATTTCTAAAGATTTAGCAAAGTAAAGTCATTTTTCGGAGAAAATCTGGCCAAACAGGGGCGAATTTTGGGCCAAATTATTTATTTCTCTTTTTTTTAACGTCTTGCTAACATTTATTTTACAATTATCTTTATTTTCTGTGCTGATGTAATATAAAGAAATTATTCCATCATTAAATACATCCATTAATACTTGAATATTTTGTATTTGTTTCAAGAAAATACATTTTTTTATAAAAAATCTGATGGTCGCTTTCCAAATCTTTGGATATACAACTTCGAAAAATACTTTACGTCCTTCATTCCCAAACGATAGGCTACCGCTTTCACAGAAGTGATAGCTTCGGATTCCAGCAAATGTCGTGCCTCTTGCAAGCGGATTTCCTGAATGTACTGATTGACCGTCAGGCCTGTCAGGCTTTTCACTTTTCGGCTGAGGTGCCTTCGGCTAATGGCAAGCTGATAAGCCAGTTCATCGATGTTAAAATCAAATGAATGAAGGTGTTGTTTTACGTTTTCTTTTAGTTTGGCTAACCAAATAGCGTCATTCTGGGGGGATAGCCCTGGGGGGGCTATCTGTTTTTGCAGTGTTGATTCAACTTGATCTGATGCTGCAACGGTCGTTAAAACAGCAAGAGACTGCAAGTATTTTTTTCGGACTTGATCGTTTTTTAAAATATTTTGACTTCTGATCAGTAATTCTTCTGGTTGAAACGGCTTTAGTATGTAGTCATCAACGCCAACCCTGAGCGCCGCCATTCGATCTTCTTCAGCAGCCCTCGCAGTCAGCATGATAACGGGAATAAGTTGCCATTTGGCATGACGCTTGAGTTCCTGAAGTAAGGTAAAGCCATCCATTACCGGCATCATTACATCTGAAATAATCAAATCAATCTCAGCGGAGGCATTATCTTCGAGTACCAGCAAAGCCTCTTCCCCATTTTTGGCTAATACAAGCTGAAAATGAGGTTCCAAGATTACCTTTAGGTATAATTGCATATCCTGGTTATCCTCTACGACCAATACCTTTTGCCTTTTCGCGGAACTTGATGGAGCACTTGCGCTTAACAATTCATTGGTGGAAAACCCCGCCCATTCCTTTCGCTCTGCGGGAATAACCATTTCCGCCGGTGATGGGTTTGCCTCTTGATAAGGTATTTCCAGAAAGAAATGAGCGCCCTTGCCATAGTCGCTCTGAACCCACAATTTAGCCTGCATCAAGTGAGCTAGTTCCATGGATAAAGCGAGACCAATACCTGTCCCTCCTTCTGCCTTGTAATTTAATTGTCCCGATTGGTAAAATCTATCAAAAACATAGGGCAAATCATCTGGATGTATGCCGGTTCCGTTGTCTACGACTTCCAGCAAAAGGCACTGGTCCTTTTTTTGTATATTCATTACAACCTGGCCACCGCATGGCGTAAATTTCAAGGCGTTGGAAATCAGGTTGGTAACAATTTTTTCTAATTTTGGGCCATCTAACAAAAAACAGGTTTCTGGCAGGATATCGCAATTAAAGTCCAATTGAATGTCCTGGTATTGTGCCAAAGACTCGAAAGATTCGACCAATCTTTTGAGAAAAGGGACAATAGGAATCACTTTTTTCTCCAGTTGCAGCTTACCGGATTCAATTTTAGATAAATCCAGGATTTCGTTAACCAGATCCAATAGTTTTTGAGCATGCTGCTTTATCAAGGTCAAAGAAGTTATATCGCGTGTATCTGCTGGCTGTCGCGCTAAGAGGTGACTCACGGGGCCCAGAATTAGTGTCAGTGGTGTTCTAAGTTCATGAGAGATATTGGCGAAAAAACGGGATTTCATGGCATCCAGTGCTCGCAACGCTTCAGCCTGTTGCTCAATAATTTGTTTATCTCGCTGGAGTTCACTAGTCCGCATGGCAACCCTAGCCTCCAGGCGTAGGGTTTCGGACTTATTCTGGACATTTCTCAGGTGTATCCATCCACCAATTAAAAAAAGAAAAAAAAGCAGACTAACTAATTTGAACCAGGTTTGCCCATAAAATGGCTGTTGAACGGTGATCGAAAGGGTCAAACTATCGGGCAACCAATGTCCATTGGCAAGCTGTGCCTTCACTTCCATTTCATATTTCCCGGCGGGCAAATCATAAATCCGAATTTCGCCTTGTTGGTGGTGCCGCCACTCGTGGTCAAGCCCCTTTAGGCGATAGGCATAGGTGAGTATAATCGGGGGCTTCTTATCCAAAAATCCAACCTCTAAAACAAAGGCCTTATCATGAGGTTTCAAAACAATACTCCCCTCTTTTTTAAGTTGCTCAGTCAGGACGAGCATCTTCCCGGTTTGGCCATCCAGTTGTCGATAAGATATAATTTCGAGGTTTTGGTCTTTGCCACCAGCGTCCTTACGGGCGATAAAGGACTGGGCAGAAGGCTGTGCATTTACTATTACAGTGTATAGTAAAATGAAAAAAAGAAGGCCGGTGTTCCTGGGGGCAATGGACATACACATCAAAATTAAGTCCTGTTGAAAGTACATTAAGAGACGGAAAAAAATAAATGATACAACTTTTGATTCGCTAAAATTTTCAAAGCAACTGACAGAAACGAAGTTGTGTGAAAATATTCGCGAATCTTTGAAAAAGTGGTAGCATTTATTTCCGTCAAACTACTTAGTAATGGTGAAAGAATAAGTTGTTGATTTCAGGGGAGTCATTTTTTCACCAGACAAGGCACGAGAGCTTGTTCCGAACTTGCTTCGGAAAGGAAGCCTAGCGTTCGACTGAGCTCACGCCGAAGTCCTAGCTAAGCGACCGATCGAGTAACGCAGTATGGTGGAAAAAGGGCCCCATCAAATTAATAAGTTATTGTTTTACCATTACTAATGTAAAATGCATCCATTTAACTTCACAGGAGTAACCTGTAAAAGCAATGATGCCTACCCTCTTAAAAAGAGTTCAAATGCTTAGACCTTTTGAAATGTAGCTTACCTCAATTTTAAAGAATGAATAGAGAAGGCAACTATGAAAGATTGACCTCCTTATCCTTACGGGGGAGAGTAAATATACAAAAAAAATTAATGACTATCAAGCCAGTAGCGACCCAATGAATCGGGTCGCTACTGGGTAGGCTATCATTCACCGCAACCGATAGGTGACCCATCTGGCAAAGCAGGAGCACTGGGGACTTTAAAGCTTCCAGGGCTTTCTTCAAAAATTTCAATCTGCTGCATTTGGTAAAGACAATGGGCTTTGCTTTCAGGGCTGTTTGTCGTTTTGAAAGTAGCCTCTGCCTCTTTTTTGATTTCATCCAAGTACAACCAGGCTGCCGCCTTCACCTGAGACATAACATTATCGTCAGCTGCTAATGCCATCAAATGGTGTAGGAATAGTTTACGGACAATCCGTTTTAGTTCGTTGTGGATGGAGGGTGCGCCTATCCCTTCTTTGGTGGTTTCTTGTAATTGTCCCAAAATATCAAAAACGGATAATTGGTCGGCTGCATAGGTTTTTTGCTCAATTAACCGGGTGAGGCGTGCTGGATTGAGCAAAAAGGTCAAGGTGTAATCCGCAGCGCTTTCAGCAGCGCCCAAGGGATCAAAAGTCAAGCCAGTATGAATTTTAAACAACTCTCGATCTCGCCGGTACCCAGGTGGTTGTGGTGGAATCAGTTTCACAATATGATCTGGTACTTGCAAAAAAGCAGGATCCAGGGTTGTTAACAAGGCAGATAAAGCCTGCTTCTGTATAGCAGGTTCAACCATTTGATTCACCACCTGGCCATCGCCTCTGGAGGCATAGGTATAATTGACCCCACCGATGACCTTGGAGACCGCCTCTACCTGATAGCGGTGCATGAGGTACAAAGGCACTAAAACACCCTCCAAAGTACCCATAGGTGCGCCAGGGGGAATATTTTTCTCACTAAATCTAGCCAACCCCTCTGCTCTGATTTTACTCATGCGTTGTAACTCTCCTACTGCGGTAACGCCATTATCCCACAAATGTCCCAACGGATTGGCACCCGATGGAGCGCGCGCGTCCTGGTCTGTAATATAATGGAATCCCATATTGATGTTTTCCTGAATAATTTTATCCAGCTCCTTTTGTTCATCGGTTCCTTTCGGAAATTCTTTGTAGCCATAGATAATCGTTCGTTTATCCCAATCGCCAATCCCCACTTCATAGGCCTTGGAAAAATCCATAGTTCCATCTCTTTTCATCGAAATATAGGGGTGGGGATAATCCATTACCGAGGCGCGATTATTCACGCTGGAAGCAAAGTTGTGCATAATGCCAAGGGTATGCCCTACCTCGTGCGCAGACAGTTGGCGAAGACGCGCCAGGGCCATTTCCTCGAGTCGCGGATCTGGCGTTTCCCCTTTTTCATAAGCAGCCACTAATCCTTGTGCGATGAGGAAGTCTTGCCGCACCCGTAGTGATCCAAGCAAAACATGTCCTTTGATGATTTCGCCCGTTCTGGGATCCGTTACCGAGCTGCCATAAGACCATCCGCGGGTAGAACGGTGCACCCAGTTGATAAGGTTATAGCGCACATCCAGCGGATCGGCCCCTTCAGGTAATAATTTCACTTGAAAAGCATTTTTGAAACCTGCCGCTTCGTAGGCCTGGTTCCACCACGAAGCCCCTTCTATTAATGCAGATCGAATAGGCTCCGGAGCGCCCCGATCAAGGTAATAAATGATCGGCTCAACGGCTTCACTAACGGCAGCATTGGGGTCTTTTTTCTCCAGTCGATGTCTTCTGATAAAACGCTTTTCCAATGATTGGCTAATGGGAGTAGCATAATCGCTATAAGTCAAGGCACCATAACCGCTACCAGGGTGATATATCCGAGGTTTATAGTTAGCGTCAGGCAATTCGACGAAAGAATGGTGCAGCCTTACGGTCACCGCATCACTTGAGGGAGTAACGGAGCGTAAATTTCGCCCTTGTGGTTCTCCGGTAAAGGTTAGGATAGCCTCGAATTCCGAGTTTTTGGGGAAATTCTTCGTCCGATCCAGATAGATCACCGAACGCCCTGCATCTATTTTATAGGTCCCTTCTTTGCTTGATTTCAGTCGGCCAGCCACATCATGTGCATCAGTCATCAGCAAAGGGGTAATGTCCAGCAACACTTTGTCACCAGTTGCTGCTTCTACTTTGCCACCCCATAGAACAGATCGCGCAAAAGCATCGGCAACGGACTGGCGCTCGTCGGGGTTATCACTGATGGCCCGATAATCGTAATTAGGTTGCATCATCAACACCTTGGGCCCTACCCGCATAAAGGAAACAATACGGCTATCACCCAATTGATTGCGGTCCAACCCTATATCGTTGGAACCAATACCGGCGGAGAGGGAATTGACATATAAGAATTCGGTGTCAAAGCGATCCACTTCCAGCCAAATTTTGCCTTCTTTTTCATCCCAATAATACTTAAAGTATCCTTCGTAAGGCTTCATGCCTTCTGTCTTGGTCGCAATATCCGGCAACTCCTTTTTTTGTCCCAAAAGGGGCATACTAAAGACTAGTAAAAGACTTAGTATAGCAATTAGATTTTTCATAAACTAGTTCAGTTTTATTGTAGTTTGTTTAAAAGGTTTCACTGACCGAAAAAATACATTATTTTTCAGAAGCTGTTTGTTGAATTTAACACTTCGATTTTATTAGGGTTTCGCACCCTTCTTTTTTGCCTTTTGCATAGGGTTAAGCCCAGCTTCCTCCTTATTTTTCTTAAACACCTGGAACCTACTCGGCATTTGCCTGACAGGCCAGTTGTTGTTGCTTTCATCAATATCGGCCGTCTCCTGGTTGGGGTCTATACGAATCGCTGTGACTTCTTTTTCTTTGATGAAAGCTTTGGTGAAGCTGTTTTCATTTTTTCGCCAAATTTCTACGGGAATACGTTCTATTTCCTTGGTGCCATCTTCAAAGGTCCATTCGATGATAACGGGCATTACCAATCCTCCTTTATTGGTAAAAT from Saprospiraceae bacterium encodes:
- a CDS encoding zinc-dependent metalloprotease, which encodes MKNLIAILSLLLVFSMPLLGQKKELPDIATKTEGMKPYEGYFKYYWDEKEGKIWLEVDRFDTEFLYVNSLSAGIGSNDIGLDRNQLGDSRIVSFMRVGPKVLMMQPNYDYRAISDNPDERQSVADAFARSVLWGGKVEAATGDKVLLDITPLLMTDAHDVAGRLKSSKEGTYKIDAGRSVIYLDRTKNFPKNSEFEAILTFTGEPQGRNLRSVTPSSDAVTVRLHHSFVELPDANYKPRIYHPGSGYGALTYSDYATPISQSLEKRFIRRHRLEKKDPNAAVSEAVEPIIYYLDRGAPEPIRSALIEGASWWNQAYEAAGFKNAFQVKLLPEGADPLDVRYNLINWVHRSTRGWSYGSSVTDPRTGEIIKGHVLLGSLRVRQDFLIAQGLVAAYEKGETPDPRLEEMALARLRQLSAHEVGHTLGIMHNFASSVNNRASVMDYPHPYISMKRDGTMDFSKAYEVGIGDWDKRTIIYGYKEFPKGTDEQKELDKIIQENINMGFHYITDQDARAPSGANPLGHLWDNGVTAVGELQRMSKIRAEGLARFSEKNIPPGAPMGTLEGVLVPLYLMHRYQVEAVSKVIGGVNYTYASRGDGQVVNQMVEPAIQKQALSALLTTLDPAFLQVPDHIVKLIPPQPPGYRRDRELFKIHTGLTFDPLGAAESAADYTLTFLLNPARLTRLIEQKTYAADQLSVFDILGQLQETTKEGIGAPSIHNELKRIVRKLFLHHLMALAADDNVMSQVKAAAWLYLDEIKKEAEATFKTTNSPESKAHCLYQMQQIEIFEESPGSFKVPSAPALPDGSPIGCGE
- a CDS encoding sugar phosphate isomerase/epimerase; this translates as MEKFNNQGISRRRFIGTTTSLLAGVAVGAPSLIGAPSILKFYNKPNSIINGVQIGVITYSFRSMEDQSAEATLKYIIDSGISATELMGDPAEAFAGKPVSTIDRRAYFQLMRAQRSGEELTADQKKELADMEAQMEAYNKEVATWRATVSMSKFSELKKMFKEAGVRIYGFKPNAFGKNNSDAEIDYGMRAAKALGASHITLEHPSDDAHTMRLGNLAKKHKIYVGYHGHEQQTPTFWDTALGQSKYNALNIDIGHYVAAGNTAPLDILKAQHKRIMSMHLKDRQTPANGKNNLPWGQGDTPIIPVLQLMRDQKYKFPATVELEYNIPEGSNAVAEVRKCLDYCRKALG
- a CDS encoding response regulator, whose translation is MSIAPRNTGLLFFILLYTVIVNAQPSAQSFIARKDAGGKDQNLEIISYRQLDGQTGKMLVLTEQLKKEGSIVLKPHDKAFVLEVGFLDKKPPIILTYAYRLKGLDHEWRHHQQGEIRIYDLPAGKYEMEVKAQLANGHWLPDSLTLSITVQQPFYGQTWFKLVSLLFFLFLIGGWIHLRNVQNKSETLRLEARVAMRTSELQRDKQIIEQQAEALRALDAMKSRFFANISHELRTPLTLILGPVSHLLARQPADTRDITSLTLIKQHAQKLLDLVNEILDLSKIESGKLQLEKKVIPIVPFLKRLVESFESLAQYQDIQLDFNCDILPETCFLLDGPKLEKIVTNLISNALKFTPCGGQVVMNIQKKDQCLLLEVVDNGTGIHPDDLPYVFDRFYQSGQLNYKAEGGTGIGLALSMELAHLMQAKLWVQSDYGKGAHFFLEIPYQEANPSPAEMVIPAERKEWAGFSTNELLSASAPSSSAKRQKVLVVEDNQDMQLYLKVILEPHFQLVLAKNGEEALLVLEDNASAEIDLIISDVMMPVMDGFTLLQELKRHAKWQLIPVIMLTARAAEEDRMAALRVGVDDYILKPFQPEELLIRSQNILKNDQVRKKYLQSLAVLTTVAASDQVESTLQKQIAPPGLSPQNDAIWLAKLKENVKQHLHSFDFNIDELAYQLAISRRHLSRKVKSLTGLTVNQYIQEIRLQEARHLLESEAITSVKAVAYRLGMKDVKYFSKLYIQRFGKRPSDFL